One window of Myxocyprinus asiaticus isolate MX2 ecotype Aquarium Trade chromosome 6, UBuf_Myxa_2, whole genome shotgun sequence genomic DNA carries:
- the LOC127442411 gene encoding tissue factor-like, which translates to MESKTIMFSALFLAWLAHVNGSPASVKVDQLPKATNLTWSSYNFKTILTWGPEPVNYTYTVEFSRVGGNAQRNPHCIKSSEAECDLTNELLELKGVYSAVVVSEPLPGMTTSQDEPPFTRSKTFCPYNETLIGRPEFKIVVREDKSITLLIIDPITALHKNGRSLNIRDIFKKNLKYKVSYHKAGSTGEKIEIAERSKVEFKALDVDQSYCFSVAAYIPSRKGDKSVGVWSLPKCSPGVNKSVFEEYGLPVIGAAALIILVFLIGVILIVLCCKRTQKQTLMAKEELV; encoded by the exons ATGGAAAGCAAAACTATAATGTTCTCAGCACTTTTTCTCGCCTGGCTTGCGCACGTTAACGGATCCCCAG CTTCAGTAAAAGTGGACCAGCTTCCCAAAGCAACAAATCTGACATGGTCATcttacaatttcaaaacaattctAACATGGGGACCTGAACCTGTCAACTATACATACACAGTTGAATTCTCAAG AGTTGGAGGTAACGCACAGAGAAACCCTCACTGCATTAAAAGCTCTGAAGCCGAGTGTGACCTGACCAATGAACTGTTGGAACTGAAGGGAGTCTATTCTGCTGTGGTAGTCTCAGAACCGCTGCCCGGCATGACGACTAGCCAAGATGAACCTCCTTTTACCAGATCAAAGACTTTCTGCCCTTACAATGAGA CTCTGATTGGAAGACCCGAGTTCAAAATAGTTGTGCGTGAGGACAAGAGTATTACGCTGCTCATAATCGACCCAATCACAGCTCTGCACAAAAATGGGAGATCTCTGAACATCCGTGATATCTTCAAGAAAAACCTCAAGTACAAGGTCTCGTACCACAAGGCTGGAAGCACAGGAGAA AAAATAGAAATTGCGGAACGAAGCAAAGTCGAGTTTAAAGCACTAGATGTGGATCAGAGTTACTGTTTCAGTGTGGCGGCATACATCCCCTCTCGTAAAGGAGACAAGAGTGTTGGGGTGTGGAGCCTCCCCAAATGCTCCCCAGGGGTTAACAAGAGCGTGTTTGAGG AGTATGGACTGCCAGTGATCGGAGCAGCAGCACTCATTATCCTGGTTTTTTTGATTGGTGTAATTTTGATTGTGTTGTGCTGCAAacgaacacaaaaacaaactctgatGGCCAAGGAAGAATTGGTCTAA